GAGAGAATGGTCGGACCGATTTTCCAACAATTCACATTCATAGATTGACACTGGTTATTGCCATCGCAGATATAGAGACTTCAGAGGGGTCAAGACATTCTTGATCGTTTTTCACTTCTCGCATTTCCGAACGGCTATTATGGATGTTTTCAATTCAATATTATGAATTCAGCACGAAATCGTTGTTGCAACACATTCTTAACTTAACTATACGAGTAGTTTGGTCACATGGTACGACTGCAACCGGTCCAGAGGAGCTCATCAAGCACGCCCAAATTGGATGGAAGATTCTAGACTCATGTGAAAGAAATCCGCCGTTTCTACAGACAACCAGAAAAAATAAGAGAATAGAAGCTCAGCAATAGTAGTTTTACATCTTTCAAATGATAATGTTCGTTAAAAGAAATCGACTTCAACAAAAGTTGTGTGTACAACGTTCCCGTTTGGGCATTTTCCCAGTTTGTTCCAAATGTGTTTCTTATGTCCAGTGCTCCTGAATTGTGTCGACATGCGTTTCCCATATGCCACATACTGCGCTGATGCATTGATATTATTAACACAAACACCATATGTAGGCATCACTCGAATGTGGAGCTTTTCCCGATGATGCTGAGTGACTGAGATTTGTCACTCTCTTCCTTATCTTCATCTCATACCATTGCGGCGGTAACAGATGCGTGCGCTATGATGCTGCTGCATATAAACCAGAGCGTCGGGATAAACAATTTGAAACAAGTGAACGCACAACGAGGAAGAAAGATGCCGGAGAAATGTAATTCATCGTttagtttacattttctttctgGCACTCACAGAAATTAGTTCCCTCCGGCCAGTTAGTTCTAATCTGCGCGCCGAACGGATTGTTTGTTGAAATGCGTGCGAATTCTAGTCGTGTCACTGAGTGTGTAGAACGGTAGTGTGAAGCTGACGTGGACGGTGCAACGTGGCAATTTTTGTTTGGCAGAATTTGCGACTTCGTGAACGATCGGTGAATCAAAATTAGTGCCTCCAAAGAAACCTGGGTACGTTGTAGATCGAACGAGTTTATCAGTCAATGGATCAGTTTTCTGTCGATTTATGAATGTTTCATTGACGGCTGGAGTGTTACATTCTAAgcaattgaaatatatatttgatgATAATTTTCTTTTAGAGTGCAAGATTTAAAAATTTGATGATTGATGTTCTGAATAAATTTTAAGTTTATACTTTTTTGAAGTTGTTTTTAACATAAGAATATGAAGTCTGTGAAAAAAATACGGCTGATATTGACAGCTTCTTCAAATTTCTAGAACATACATTCTTCTCACTCCAAATACGGAATCAACTAATAGCTGCTATCAAGAAACGAAACAGATTAGGTTTTCCAATTACAGGAAGGGATGTTTGTTTCAACGAATAtatatatgttttgaaattaaGCATGAATAGAACCATGAACCATTATATTTTATCCAAGTTATGAAACCTTTGCGTTACTTACagctagaaaaaaaatatacaaaaaatgcATCTCCTGCTGCTAGTGTCCACTATCTGTTTACTGTTCAATTGTGCCGTGTCGGGCATTCCTAAGCCGGAGGAAAAACGTGTATTGGATCGTGACGTTCTCAATCATGCACAACACTTCCAGAACGATGAGCACAACAAGCAGTACGACCATGAAGCGTTCCTGGGGGAGGAAGCCAAGACGTTCGATCAGCTAGAACCAAAGGAAAGCAGACGGAGGCTAGGGTAAGACAACGCTCAGCGTTATTCATTAAATTGCATCTATGACATAATTTGAGCTCGAGACGCGACGCGCGTTGCGGATGTCTGAGATTTAGTTAGATTTATGTGCGATATGTAAttgacctgtttttttttctttttgcggTGTAGAATAATTGTAGATAAAATCGACGCGGACAAAGATGATTTTGTCAACCAGGCGGAATTGAAGGCTTGGATACAGTATACGCAGCGGCGCTACATTGAGGATGATGTGGGTCGTCAGTGGAAACAGCACAATCCAAATAATACCGATCAAATCAGCTGGGATGTTTATCGGAAAAATGTGTATGGCTTTTTGGACGATATGGATCCGAAGGATCTTGAGCAGGGTGATGAGCATTTCTCGTACAAATCGATGTTGTCCCGTGATCGACGCCGGTGGAGTGTTGCTGATCGAGATGGTGACGATCGCCTGAATAAAACAGAGTTCACTGAGTTCTTGCACCCAGAAGAAAGTTTGTATATGAGGGATATCGTAGTGCAAGAAACTAtcgaggacatcgacaaggatAATGATGGAAAAGTATCGGTGGAAGAATACATTGGTGAAATGTACCAAGCTCCTGAGGAAAACGAAGAGGAGCCAGAATGGATTAAACAGGAACGGGAGACATTCGCTAACTTCCGGTAAGTCTGAACACTGTGAAAATCGTGTATatgaattgatgtttattacCTTTTATTGTAGTGACAAGAATAAGGATGGTTTCATGAATCAAGAAGAAGTGAGGGATTGGATCATTCCTGCCGATTTTGACCACGCGGAAGCGGAAGCTCGACACCTTATATACGAAGCCGACTCAGATGCCGATGAGAAGTTAACCAAAGATGAAATCATCGAGAAGTACGATCTATTTGTAGGATCACAAGCGACCGATTTTGGAGAGGCGCTTACACGCCATGACGAATTTTAGGCAGATTATATTTTTAGAGCTTATAAATATTTGGACTGACATGACAAACGTACGCAACTTAATTACGTATTCCTTTCCTTTATGTGTTTCATAAATACTAATAATCTCGAGAATACAAATAAGATTACCGTTTTAAGTTCGCATTTATGATCTAGTTATGTGAACGCATTAACAAATTTGAGCCATTCATGTTTAGTATTGcatgtaataataaaaaaactgaTTTTAACAGAAACATTATTATTAGTTTTTTCCTAAGCGTTAtgggtaggggaagtgggggtatAGGAATATGCTTTTTCGATGTGTCCACAtactgggcctgattctcgaatacacttcacggtggaaacgaaatgaacggcacgccattgaactacgttttacgagttagtgaagtgtcgaagataatgatgagttttcaggcagaatgagcacttttcaaataaaaaatcattaatgaaaattatcttcttcgtatcaaactagtattcaatgtgagtggaaaactttgttttcttcatgtggtataataatcccatacaaaaatttcatctaaagataatttgatattataatgataaatttagtgggaaactaatctcgcatccagatgtcgacaccgtaccgttgtcatcgcgaatgcgtttcataccgtttccaccgtgaagtgtattcgtagtgtattcgagaatcaggcccataaaatcatacaaaaatttcatctgaaaataatttgatattataatgataaatttagtgggaaactaatctcgtatccagatgtcgacaccgtaccgttttcatcgcggatacgtttcattccgtttccaccgtgaagtgtattcgagaatcaggcccactgTTACGATTCCAGCTTGTCAAaaaatattgtagctcaacttattgttgttcaagatagcaaacgggtTCTAATATATGACTTATCTTCCCATGTGGGGAAGTgatgtttttaaaaatataaatttaaaccaAAGCTAAAGCTAAAGGAGCAAATAATTACACGACCGTCTTCGTCCGCTGACTaactatgggcctgattctcgaatacactacgaatacacttcacggtggaaacggtatgaaacgcattcgcgatgacaacggtacggtgtcgacatctggatgcgagattagtttcccactaaatttatcattataatatcaaattatcttcagatgaaatttttgtatgggattattataccacatgaagaaaacaaagttttccactcacattgaataccagtttgatacgaagaagataattttcattaatgattttttatttgaaaagtgctcattctgcctgaaaactcatcactatcttcgacacttcactaactcgtaaaacgtagttcaatggcgtgccgttcatttcgtttccaccgtgaagtgtattcgagaatcagggcctATATCTGCCTTTATTGAATCTCTTCAGGTTGAATACAAGTTGGAAATTATTATCTGCTTATTTTCATTACTGGAAAGATATTGAATCAATCAGCACAATTTGATGCCTCCGTGGTTGGTCGTCTGCTGCGATCTGGTTCCGGGTTGTTTATAATTGCGGCTCGTCTTATGCTGTGGGTATGTTCGCTGGTTTTATTGTTGGGGGTCCCATGTGATATGTCGTCGTTGGCAATATGGGCTTGGCGATAACTTATGTATCTAAATAGTACATTTCTCACCAAAAGGAAAAAAGTTGTactatcgaacatttataaTGCGGGATTGAATAACACATAACGCTTCGCATAATaaggcttggttttggttgtggtgccatatttttccagggttaAAGCTACAAAACGAGCCCCTTCAAGAGCAGCATGTAATTTGGGTTTATCAACTTtagtaaacaaaacattttaagtcgttattcaccacTGATAATTTTgcccccaaacaacaaagtaatttttAGGCGAATTGAtcacaaaatatctgttcacctctcctagaatatgtgttCACATCCAAGATGATGAAGAAATTTAGTTAATTCGTACTGTAGATATCAgattaaccctttaacgggtgccggcatctatattgccaccaacgattttatttttttctcttctttaacaataaattatcacttcAAACCTTATGTAGTAACTTGTTCTGATGTCTAGCAACATGCCTGATTTTTTTAagcacgaaaaaatcaaaaactattcatttttgAGCCATTTTTGTGTTAACAACTCTCGATTTATAGCAGCCACAGCAAATTTCCCGTAAAGTCATTGAAATACAGTCTTTTTGCTTAAGTTTTCAATGCATATGAATTGTTTAGGACCTGTtgagtctgatcatgagttttattagttgtttttgttgaatctaacatcaaaaattcaattacaaaaagataattttcaccatcaagtgttttccgctagacgggcaggtggcatctatattgccaccaacattttacgctaaccgggcaggtggcaactatattgccaccaacatctAACACTAGCCCTTTTACGGGCAGGTGgcagctatattgccaccaacattttacgctaaccgggcaggtggcatctatattgccaccaacattttgcgctagccgggcagtggcagctatattgccaccaacatctAACACTAGCCCTTTTACGGGCAGGTGgcagctatattgccaccaacattttacgctagccgggcagtggcaactatattgccaccaacattttgcgctagccgggcagtggcagctatattgccaccaattttttcaactgtttcaatagttaaaattttttttaatgttgatatgtgttattcctcatgtaaggattatgttctctgaagctggagtcgattcgttagctagtttccacggcccgttaaagggttaaattaaattaaattaaaaattaaatttcacgagaaatcccattatttttgtttatattttgtcATTATATTTTGACAGCACTACTGAAATACAGAGTGACTTAACAGTCATGAAACTCAAACATAAGTTAACTATCAATAATATTGTTCCGTGACTTCGACATTTCTCAGAAGTATTTTTGGCACAGATTCGTACCGAAACAGTTAACGGCTCTAGAAATATTTGCTCCAGTCTTTTATAAACTATAGTAATATGTAAGACATATCaaaatacagtggaacctcgattatccgcgaggggatgatccgcggtgcggattatgcgCGACAACGAATTCCGTAGTAAATCCATAaaccttcccggaatttgtcagtgaatgATAGGCTCATgtacttttgttttggtcatggctttcatattatctgaccactggtgtacacgaccttctaAAAGGATAGTtgaatgatttctgtatcgatAAAACAGTgctcatgctgaaatatctttttttcgtgttaCAACTCATTTTAGCCATTTAtcgcattatccgcgattttcgttattcgcggtgagctagccagactatttcgcggataatcggggttctactgtactattCGTTTATCGTATTTCAAAAACTGTTGCGTTGATTTcatgtttgaataatttttacgCAGGACTACTTTTAATAGGGAAATATagggtgtgaaatgaaaatatcaaaattgtacATGTAACAAAATTATGAAAGATATCGAATGCTTCCCAACAATCAATCATTAGCTGTAATTAAACTAGTCATTTGAATTATGATggaaatcaaattgaagctggaAATATGTCAGAGATACGTTTGTTTCTTTAACTGCAAAGTAGTTTTTGTACAACAAATGACGGATtactgaaatgaaaatttgctGCAAGTGTGGTCTAACGGAGCAAATGGTTCGATGGAGGATAACCGATTCAAAAAACATGAGTCTGAAATATGGccatttcattgatttttttaaaagctcATCAGAAACTGAACAAGTTTTATGTAGTAGCTGTAAAAGATGTCTGTCAAGGAACTCAAAAGCGAGttctttttatataaatttggtAAAAGTACAAAAAACTCATCTTTGATACCGCCGTTTTAGTAGATCTAAACAAATCAAACTATGATGAATAAACGTTTCCTGATGGTGAATCCACCTATGCATCGGCAATCGGCAATCTGTCATACAacttaaacacaaatttctgcataactcgaaaactatcaagcaaatggagccaaatttggcatgtgaaggttttagggggcaataaatgtttctatggtggttagacactcctctccgttctctaagggggagctgccatacgaatgaaacacaaatttctgcatacctcGAAAACCAATCGGGTAAAtaaagccaaatttgacatgtgaaggttccAAAcaattaaaacacatatttcaatcaaacatattccaaccaaacaattgaaaactttcggaaaactctgaagaaaatggaaaaatttgcgaaaattcaattcccatatgttctacaatttcgtagtgacaagcgttgttagttcattcgatgtttgcactaacgaaattgatctttgttagaaagtggaaattgattttaatatgataaaactcactcctatagtttcttctatctatataaataaaaatggatcgccgaatgtgttgataagagcaaaactcgaggaaggaattggccgatttagggctgtctttattctattatattctctgtatcaaacatttattccatgtaacgg
The Toxorhynchites rutilus septentrionalis strain SRP chromosome 2, ASM2978413v1, whole genome shotgun sequence genome window above contains:
- the LOC129771461 gene encoding calumenin, translated to MHLLLLVSTICLLFNCAVSGIPKPEEKRVLDRDVLNHAQHFQNDEHNKQYDHEAFLGEEAKTFDQLEPKESRRRLGIIVDKIDADKDDFVNQAELKAWIQYTQRRYIEDDVGRQWKQHNPNNTDQISWDVYRKNVYGFLDDMDPKDLEQGDEHFSYKSMLSRDRRRWSVADRDGDDRLNKTEFTEFLHPEESLYMRDIVVQETIEDIDKDNDGKVSVEEYIGEMYQAPEENEEEPEWIKQERETFANFRDKNKDGFMNQEEVRDWIIPADFDHAEAEARHLIYEADSDADEKLTKDEIIEKYDLFVGSQATDFGEALTRHDEF